AATCGACGACGGCGGATGTGCCGCGACCTGTCCCTGACCGTTGTAACGTCCGCGGCGAGCCCCGAGGTGCAACACGGCTGCCAGCCCGATCCAGCCGCCGACCGCGTGCACCACGACCGAACCCGCGAAGTCGTGGAACGGCGCGCCCAGCGCATGCGTGAACCCGTCTTGAATGCCCAGATGGTTGTTCCACGCAATTCCCTCGAAGAACGGGTAGATCACGCCCACGAGGAAGAAAGTCGCCACCGATTGCGGATGAAATTTCGCGCGCTCCGCAATGCCTCCCGAAACGATGGCCGGAATCGCCGCGGCAAACGTCAGCAGGAAGAAGAAGCGGATCAGCGCATAGCCATTGTGCTCGGAGAGCACCGCCGCGCTCGACCAGAAATCGACGCCGTAAGCGAGCGGATAGCCGATAAAGAAATAGGCGAGGCCGGAGACCGCGAAGTCGGTCAGGATCTTGACCAGTGCGTTCACCTGGTTCTTCTTGCGAACCGTACCAAGTTCGAGAAAGGCAAAGCCGGCGTGCATGGCAAGCACCAGGATCGCGCCGAGCAGAAGGAACAGCACGTCGCCGGGGGTATTGGAATTGGGCATGAATGTGCTCTTTTGGTGCAAACGAGAAGAAGAACGAAGATATGCAAGAGCGATGCCAGACTTCTCAACCACTTTGATTTATATGGACGTTTTATCTGATGAGTCGATGTGGTCCGTCGCGTCTGGCACGATCGTGGTGCCGTGTGCCGTCCTGGGAACGAAGATGGGCGAACTCGGTGCATGTCGTCGCGAGGGCGGCAGTGAAAAATGCGGAAAGGCGTGCCGCCGTCATGCGCGATGCGGCGCACTCGCGTGCGGTATAGAATCGGGCGTTCTCGCAGCTTCGGACCGAGGCTGCGTCGCGCGGCGTCGCACGATGCGTCTGGACAGCGCCTGGAGCGAGGGCGGTGAGGCGGCGCTGTGCGACAACTACAACATCGATTGACACACGCACAACCACAGAGGAAATCCCATGATCTTTGAAATTGCCCAGATCGAAGTGAAGCCCGGCACCGAAGCCGCCTTCGAGCAAGGCGTGGCGAAGGCCGCACCGCTTTTCAAGGGCTCGAAAGGCTGCCACGGCATGCGTCTGCTCAAATCCATCGAGCAGCCGACGCACTACAGCCTCGTCGTCACCTGGGAAACGCTCGAAGACCACACCATCCACTTCCGCAACTCGGAAGCGTTCCAGCAATGGCGGGCACTGGTGAGCGAGTGCTTTGCCGCACCGCCCAACGTGAGCCACGTCACCGAAGCGCTGATCGGTTTCTAAGCGACGGGATGTCAGGCGCGTCCGGGCGCTGCCCAGGCCCCAGGCCCCAGGCCCGGATGACGCACCCGGCGGCGCAACGCCGTGAGTCCAAAGGGCGGCGGCAGGAGAAGTCCTCGTCGCCGCCTTTTGTTTTTCTGTCTTTCATCGGATGGGAGACTAAGGGTTAACTCGGTGAAGTTCGTCGAAAGTTTTCAGATAACATGAAAACCAGAAAAGCATGAGACGGACGTGAGAGGATGGCCACCAAGCCCAAGACCCTGACCGAACAGGTCGCGCAGCAATTGCAGGACGCGATTCGGCAGGGCGTTTATCCCGTCGGCACCCGGTTGCCGACCGGCAAGCAGCTTTCCGAGACCTATGGCGTAAGTCCCGCGGTGATCCGTGAGGTCACGGAGCGCTTGCGCGCGCAGGGGCTTATCGACAGCCGGCAAGGTGCGGGCGTGACGGTCAAGGCGCGTACGCCGTCGAGCGGCTTCCAGGTCCCCGTGGGGCAGGACGCCGCCGATCTCGCGAGCGTCTACGAGTTGCGTCTCGACCTGGAGAGTACGGCCGCCGCGCTCGCCGCCGTGCGTCATACCGAGGAGGACATTCGTCGGCTCGGCGACATTCTCGAAAAGCTCGAAACGAACCTGTATCACGTGGAAAACGGCGCGGAGTACGACACGGCGTTCCATGCCGCCATCGCCCGCGCCACGCACAACCGCTACTACGCCGATCTGCTGCAGTATCTGAATCTGCAGATCCGCCAGGTCGTCCACACCGCGCGCACGAACACGCTGCTCCACGAAGGGCTTGCCGCGCAGGTGCATCAGGAGCACGTGGCCGTGTTCAATGCGATCAAGGCGCGCGACCCATTGCTCGCACGCGCCGCGTCGCTCTCGCACCTGCTGCGCGCCTCGGCTCGTCTCGGTCTGACGCTGCCCGGTCGAGACGTCATCACCGGCGCCATCGCGCCGACCCGGCCCTGATCTGTCAGATGCCATTCCCTGCACTGCAACTCCCCGACGCGGGACATCATGACTCACACCGCTTTTGCTCAACGCCTCATCGATGCCGTCGGCGTCGACAGCGTCCTCACGGCAACCGACGACATCGCACCGTGGCTGGCCGACTGGCGCGGCATGTATCGTGGCAATGCGCAGGCCGTCGTGCGTCCGCGCACCACGGAAGATGTCGCGAAGATTCTCGCGCTCTGTCAGAGCACGGGCACGCCCGTGGTGCCGCGTGGTGGCAATACCGGCTTGTGCGGGGGCGCGACGCCCGACGCCTCGGCGCAGAACGTGGTGCTGAGTCTGGACCGCATGAATGCCGTGCGCAGCCTCGACACCATCGCCAACACGATGGTCGCGGAAGCCGGCTGCATTCTCGAAGACCTGCAGCGCGCCGCGCGCGACGCGAACCGTCTGTTGCCCCTGAGCCTCGCCGCCGAAGGGTCGTGCCAGCTCGGCGGCAATCTCGCGACGAACGCCGGCGGCGTGAACGTCGTCCGCTACGGCATGACGCGTGAGCTGGTCCTCGGCGTCGAAGCCGTGCTGCCGAACGGCGAGATCCTGCACGGCCTGCGCACGCTGCGCAAGGACAACACCGGCTATGACCTCAAGCAACTGCTCATCGGCTCGGAAGGCACGCTCGGCGTGATCACGGCGGCGGCGCTGCGGCTCCATGCGCCGACGCCGGTGCGACAGGTGGTGATCGCGGCCGTTGGTTCGCCGCGTCAGGCGTTGGCGCTGTATGAGCTGCTTTTCGCCGAATGCGGTCCGCGCATGCAGGCGTTCGAGTTCTTCACCGGCGAGTGTGTCGATCTGGTGATCGCGAACGTGCCCGGCGTGCGGGCGCCGTTCGCCGACCGGCATCCCGGCTATGTGTTGATCGAGCTTGCCGACACGGCGAACGAAGCGGCGTTGGCCGCCTTGCTCGAGCGGGTTATCGAGACGGCGATCGAGCGCGACCTCTGCGCCGACGCCGTGGTGTCGTCCACACTCGGCCAGCTCGAAGCGATGTGGAAGCTGCGCGAAGAGATTTCCGAAGCGCAACGCGCGGACGGCCCGCATCTCAAGCACGACGTTTCGCTGCCGATCGAAGCCATTCCCGATTTCATGGCGAGCGCCGAGGCGCGCGTGCGTCGCGTATGTCCGCAGGTCCGTCCGTTCATCTTCGGTCACTTCGGCGACGGCAATCTGCACTACAACCTGTCTCGCCCCGCGGGGGAAGCGCCGGACTTCATGACGAAGCACGGAGAGGCGATCACGGCGGAAGTGCTCGACGAAGTCGCGCGCCACGGTGGCAGCATCAGTGCCGAGCACGGCATCGGGCAGCTAAAGCGTTCGTATTTCGCCAAGTACAAGTCGCCGCTCGAACTGCGTCTGATGCGCGAGATCAAGGCCGTGTTCGATCCGGCCGGCATCATGAATCCGGGCAAGCTGCTGTAAGCGCGCGCTTCCCGCTTCCCCGTTTTTCCGGTTTGTTCCGGTTGTTTTTCCTCGGGCGCCGTCGCCCGATCCGTTTTAGCCCCTGGCGTGAGCCCGACGTCGTCACTGTCGCCCTCGCGCCTCCTGAGGAGTCGACATGACCGCAACCCCCGCCGCCGGAGCGCCGCTGTGCCTTGGCCCGCTGCCGGAGATCGATCCATCCACGTTTGACGTGCCCGCGGGCGCGGTCGATACGCACGCGCACGTCGTGGCGGCGAGCGGCGACTATCCGATGGTGCCCGAGCGCAGCTATACGCCGCCGCCCGCGCCCGAGGAGAAGTACCTCGCCATGCTCGACGCCACCGGCATGCGCCACGGCGTACTCGTGCAGATCAGTGTCTACGGCACCGACAATCGCTACATGCTCGAGACGCTGCGCCGTCATCCGGATCGACTGCGCGGTATCGCCGTCGTCTCGCCCGACGTGACCGACGCGGAACTCGAGGCGATGCACGCCGCCGGCGTTCGCGGCCTGCGCATCAACGTGCTGTTCGGCGGTGGCATCGGCTTTGCGGCGATGGAGACGCTGGCGCATCGCATCAAGGATCTCGGCTGGCACATGCAGTTCCTGATGGACGTGAAGACGCTGCCCGAACTCATGCCACGCATGACGAAGCTGCCGGTCACCGGGATCGTCGATCACATGGGACATACGCCGGTGGCGCAGGGACTCGATGCGCCGGGCTTCTCGGCGTTGCGCTCGCTCGTGCGCGATCACGGCTACTGGGTCAAGCTCTCGGGCGCCTATCGCATCAGCGAGCGGTTTCCGACGTTCGACGACGTGACGCCGTTCGCGCAGGCGCTTATCGACGACGCCCCCGACCGCATGGTGTGGGGCAGCGACTGGCCCCACGTTTCGCTCACGCGCATGCCGAACACCGGTGCGTTGCGCAACCTGCTGCCGATCTGGGCGCCGGACGCCGACGTGCGCCGCCGCATCCTCGTCGACAACCCGGCGCGTCTGTACGGATTTCCCACAACGGCCTGAGCGCATGACATCGCGGACGCCCGATGCGCCCGCGCATCATTCAAGATTTCAAGAGGAGACAAGATGAACTGGTATCGCCAGATGAACAAGACCGAACGGCGGACTTTCATCGCCGCGTTCGGCGGGTGGGCGCTCGATGCGCTCGATTTCATGGTGTTCACATTCGTGATCAGCACGCTCATCACCATCTTCAGCATCGACAAGGCGCAGGCCGGCATGCTGGCCACGGTGACGCTGCTGTTCTCGGCCATCGGCGGCTGGCTCGCGGGCGTGCTCGCGGACCGCTTCGGCCGCGTGAAGATCCTGCAGGTCACGATTCTGTGGTTCTCCGCGTGCACGATCCTGATCGGCTTCGCGCAGAACTTCGAACAGATCTTCGTGCTGCGCGCACTGCAGGGCCTGGGCTTCGGCGGTGAGTGGGCCGTGGGTTCGGTGCTCATGGGCGAGATCGTGCGCACCGAGTATCGCGGCCGCGCCGTGGGGACGGTGCAAAGCGGCTGGGCCATCGGCTGGGCGGTGGCGGCGCTGTGTTACACGGTGTCGTTCTCGTACTTGCCGGAAGCGTACGCCTGGCGTGTGCTGTTCTGGATCGGGGTGATTCCGGCGCTCTTCGTGATCTTCATCCGCAAGCACGTGCCCGAGCCGGAACTGTTCGAGCGCACCCGCAAGCAGGAAGCCTCGGCCGCCAAGCGCACGTCGGCGTGGGCGATCTTCTCGCCGGCGCTCCTCAAGACGACGGTGCTCTCGGCGTTGCTGTGCACCGGCGTGCAGGGCGGCTATTACGCCGTGACGACGTGGCTGCCCACGTTCCTGAAGACGGAGCGTCATCTGTCGGTGATCGGCACGGGTGGCTATCTGCTGGTGATCATTCTGGGATCGTTCATCGGCTACCTCACCGGCGCCTATTTGACGGACCGCCTGGGCCGCCGCGCCAACCTGCTGATCTTCGCCGTGCTCTCGGGGGCAAGCATCTACGCGTACACGCAGTTCCAGCTGAGCAACGACCAGATGCTGATCCTGGGTTTCCCGCTCGGCTTCGCCGCCTCCGGCATTTTCAGCGGCATGGGCGCCTACCTGACCGAACTGTTTCCGTCGGCGGTGCGCGCGAACGGGCAGGGCTTTGCCTACAACTTCGGGCGCGGCATCGGCGCACTGTTCCCGAGTCTCGTCGGCTATCTGGCCAAAACGAGCGGTCTGGGCACGGCCATCGGCATGTTTGCGGGCGGCGCCTACCTCGTGGTGCTCGTGACGGCATTTCTGTTGCCCGAGACGAAAGGGCGCGAGATCGAGTAAGTTCTTACCTTCGCGGGTGGCGGATGCGGCAGCGCCGGTGTGCCACCCGGTTTTCATGATTCAACGGAGTTCGCATGAAGGTTCTGGTGCCGGTCAAACGGGTAGTGGATTACAACGTAAAAGTTCGCGTGAAGAGCGACGGGAGTGGGGTTGACATCGCGAACGTGAAGATGTCGATGAATCCGTTCGACGAAATCGCGGTGGAAGAGGCGGTGCGACTGAAGGAAGCGGGCGTGGCGACCGAGGTGATCGCGGTGTCGGCGGGCGTGTCGCAGTCGCAGGAGACGCTGCGCACGGCGCTGGCGATCGGCGCCGATCGTGCGATCCTGATCGAGTCGGACGAGGAACTGCAGCCGCTGGCGGTGGCCAAGCTGCTCAAGGCGATCGTCGACAAGGAGCAGCCGCAACTGGTGATCCTGGGCAAGCAGGCCATCGACGACGACTCCAATCAAACCGGACAGATGCTCGCGGCGCTGGCCAGGCTGCCGCAGGCGACGTTCGCCTCGAAGGTGACGGTGGCGGACAATCGCGCGCAGGTCACGCGTGAGGTGGACGGCGGCCTGGAGACCGTTTCGCTGTCGCTGCCGGCGGTGATCACGACCGACCTGCGCTTGAACGAGCCGCGTTACGTGACGCTGCCCAACATCATGAAGGCGAAGAAGAAGCCGCTGGAGACGGTCAAGCCGGGGGATCTGGGCGTGGATGTGTCGCCGCGTCTGAAGACGCTGAAGGTGGCCGAGCCGCCCAAGCGCAGCGCGGGGGTGAAGGTGGCGGACGTGGCAGCGCTCGTCGACAAGCTGAAGACCGAAGCGAAGGTCATCTGAAGGGGGACGACGAGATGAGCATTCTGGTAATTGCGGAACACGACAATCAATCGATCAAGGCCGCGACGCTGAACACGGTGACGGCCGCGCTGCAATGCGGCGACGACGTGCACGTGCTGGTCGCGGGCAGCAACGCCCGGGCGGCGGCCGACGCGGCCGCGCGGATCGCCGGCGTGAAGCAGGTGCTGCTGGCCGACGCGCCGTATTTCGGCGACGGGCTGGCCGAGAACATCGCCGACGAGGTGGTGTCGATCGCGGGTGCGTACTCGCACATCCTGGCGCCGGCGACGGCGTACGGCAAGAACATCGCTCCGCGCGTGGCGGCGCTGCTCGACGTGGCGCAGATTTCGGACATCACGAAGGTCGACAGCGCGGACACGTTCGAGCGCCCGATCTATGCCGGCAACGCGATTGCGACGGTGCAAAGCGCGGACAAGGTGAAGGTGATCACGGTGCGCTCGACGGGCTTCGACGCGGCAGCGGCCACGGGTGGCGGCGCGGCGGTGGAGACGGTGGCGGCCACGCCGGACGCGGGCGTGTCGCAGTTCGTGGGCCGGGAGGTGACGAAGCTGGACCGTCCGGAGCTCACGAGCGCGAAGATCATCGTCTCGGGTGGCCGAGGTCTGGGCAGCGGCGAGAACTATACGAAGGTGCTCGAGCCGCTGGCGGACAAGCTGGGCGCGGCGCTGGGCGCGTCGCGCGCGGCGGTGGACGCCGGCTACGTGCCGAACGACTATCAGGTCGGTCAGACGGGCAAGATCGTGGCGCCGCAGCTGTATATCGCGGTGGGGATTTCGGGGGCGATTCAGCACTTGGCGGGGATGAAGGATTCGAAGGTGATCGTGGCGATCAACAAGGATCCGGAAGCGCCGATCTTCTCGGTGGCGGACTACGGTCTGGTGGGCGATCTGTTCACGGTGGTGCCGGAGCTGACGGGCGCGCTGTAAGCGTTCGGCGGACGCTACATTGAAGCGAGGCTGCGGGGCGTGTCCCCGCAGCCGATCCGCATGAGGATGGCGTGCTCCGCGAGATTGGCGGGCGCGGCTGACGTCTTCATGTCTTCATGCGAATCGGAAGGAAATCAAGGAACAGCAATGGACAACGTCGATTGCGTCGTGATCGGCGCGGGTGTGGTGGGATTGGCCGTTGCGCGGGCGATGGCGCAGGCCGGCCGGGAGGTGATCGTTCTCGAATCCGAGCGCGCGATCGGCACCGGCACGAGCTCGCGCAACAGCGAAGTCATCCACGGCGGCATCTACTATCCTCCCGGCTCGCGCAAGGCGACGCTGTGTGTCGAGGGCAAACACCGGCTCTATGAATTCTGCGCGTCGCATGGCGTGGAGCATCGTCGCTGCGGCAAGCTGATCGTGGCGACGACCGATCGTCAGATCGAAGAACTCGAAGCCATCGCCGCCAACGCGCGCGCGAGCGGCGTGGACGATCTCGAATGGCTCACCGCCGCTCAGGTTGCGCGGCGCGAGCCGGCGTTACAGACATTCGGTGCGCTGCTTTCGCCGTCCACGGGCATCGTGGACAGTCATGGCTTGATGCTCGCCCTGCAGGGAGACGCGGAACGTGCGGGTACGATGGTGGCGTTCGAATCGAAGGTGACGGGGGTACGTGTCGGCCCGGGCAGCGGTATCGAGCTCGATGTCGAGACCCAGGGCGAGACGGCGACTCTGCTTGCGCAAACGGTCGTCAACAGTGCCGGACTTCAGGCCGTCGATATTGCGCGGCGCTTCGAGGGACTCGCGCCCGAGCACATTCCGCCGCGCTACTACGCGAAGGGGAGTTACTTCACCTGTACGCAACGGGTGCCGTTCTCGCACCTGATCTATCCGGTGCCCGAGCCGGGCGGACTCGGTGTGCATCTCACGCTCGATCTCGGTGGGCAGGCGCGCTTCGGGCCGAACGTCGAATGGATCGACGAGATCGACTACACGGTGAACGCGTCGGATGGCGACGGCTTTTACGCGGCGGTGCGGCGCTACTGGCCGACGCTCGCGGACGGCGCATTGCAACCGGGGTATGCGGGAATTCGGCCGAAGATCAGCGGGCCGGGAGAGCCGGCGGCGGATTTTCGTATCGATGGGCCGGCCGTGCATGGCGTCGCGGGACTCGTGAACCTGTTCGGTATCGAGTCGCCCGGGCTGACGGCGTCATTGGCCATTGCCGAAGCGGTGCGCGCAGCGTTGTAACGCGAGACGTGACCCGCTGGCCCGTCTCGCGCATCGGCTGCTATCTGGCTAACCCCGTGATTCCTGCCTGGCGGTGCCGCGAACCTTGCGCGGCAGTCCTGTCGGACGGGAGTCGTTGCGTCTTTTGGCTTGCCGGGTACGCGGTTCAGCGCACGGCAACCGGCGGCTTCCACGAAGCCGGGTTCGTCCAGAAGACACCCCGCAGGCGATCGGTGTCGCCACACGGCGTACTGCGCGCCGGCTTGCTGATCTGACCTGCGCAAGCGCTGATGTCGCGGCCCGATTGCTGCAAGCGTTTCAGAATCGTATCGAGCATGCCCGATTCGCGCCATTCATTGAGTTTGCGGCGGCAAGTCGGCACGGAGGGGTACTGCATGGGCAGCTTGGACCAGCTCTCGCCAGTGAACAGCACCCACAAGACAGCATTGGTCAGCGTGCGCTGCTCGACTTGAGGGCGGCCTCGTCGTTCCGTACGGACCGGTCGGTCGCAAATCAGATCACGCAGGGCGTGCCATTCAACGTCGCTCAGTTCAGTAAACATAACACCTCGACCCAAAACAAACGGAGGCGCCGCAGGGGGCGAGTCCGGATTTCGCGATCTCGCACGAACCGATGCAAACGGGTGCGTGCTTATCGTCGAAACTCGGCCAAGGCGGCGTCGGTCCCCGATGCTGGAAACACAAGCAACAAGCATGCCAGGACATCGGGTTCTCTCGTGAAGAACGCCGCGGGCGGGTCGAACCACACTGCGAAGGGAGCGTTTGACCAGCAAAAAAACGCCCACTTGGCAGGTGGGCGCAGCTCCTGAGTGGCAATTGGGATAGGCAATCGCAAAAGCGTCAGGAGAAAAGGAATACGTGCCTTTTGGCCGGTCCGGATCGTTTTTTGTTCTCGGCCCTGGCCAGGGTGTCTCGCTCCACATGCGCCAGCTTGTCAAGCTTGCAGGCGCAATGATGACAAAAAGCGCGAGTCGACGCGCTTCGGAATTACCCCCATTGCGGTGCATGGCGCTCGCCGAAGGCGATTCGCCCAACAAGGGTGCCCGCTTGCGCCCGGATAGGGCACCGCGTCGCGGGAATGGGCGCAACCCTGCCGGGCAGGCGCAACCGTTATCGTCACGTGAGAAACTGGCCCGGTCTTGGCATGGTGTACCGTCATGGTCGGGTGGCAGGTCGGTAGCCTATAATGTGCGCCTTCCCTCGATATCGTCCATCGGCTGCGCGCAACCGCTGCCGGTCGGCGCCAGTGTGCGCAAACGGCATGAGCAACGACAGCGATAACAAATACTCCGTTCCCGGTCTCGAGCGCGGTCTGCGCATTCTCATGACATTCTCGGCGCGCGAGCCGGTACTCGCGGGCGCCGATCTCGCCCGCCGTCTCGACATCCCGCGCTCGACGGTCTTCCGTCTGTTGCAGACGCTGGAGGCCGAGGGCTTCATCGAAAAAGCGGGCGACGATCGTCACTACCGACTGGGGGTGGCCGTGCTGCGTCTGGGCTTCGAGTATCTGAACTCGCTGGAACTCACGGATCTGGGCACACCGGTCATCGAGAAGCTGCGCGACGCGACGGGGTTCTCCAGCCACATCCTGATCCTGGATCAGCGCGACGCGGTTTTCGTCGCGAAGGCGGCGAGTCGTGAACTGGTGTTCGGCACCGTTCGCGTGGGGACGCGATTGCCGGCGCATGCGACGGCCGTCGGTCATATCCTGCTCGGCGACTATTCGCTCGCGTCGCTCAAGCAGTTGTATCCGGAGCGCAAGCTCGAAGCCTTCACGGCCCATACGCCGACGACCGTCGACGCGCTGTACAAAGTCGTGCAGGAGGACATCGCTCGCGGCTACAGCATGAGCCAGTCTTTCTTCGAGCAGAACATCTCGACCATTGCCGCTCCCGTGCGAAATCATCGCGGACAGATCGCGGCCGTGGTCAGTGTGACGATTCCGCAGGCGCGTGTGGAAGCGGATCTGCTCAAGAGTGGCATCGTCGAGAAGGTGGTGTCCGCCGCCGACGAACTCTCGCACAAGCTCAACTACCGCGCCGAGCGTCCGGGTAACGTGCCCGCGATGCTGAAGTAAGCGTTTTTCCTTCGGCTGGGCCGGTATTTCGTCGGCCTCACCATTTCGGCTGGGCTCGCGTTTCCGAACTGCCGAAACTGCCCCTGCGGCGTTCGGCTGCGCCAGCGTAACGCCGAACGAAAATCGCTTGCCTCATCCTCCCATCGCCCCTCGTCACCGGCGGGGCCCGCCACGCCAGCCAGTCCCTCGACTCCGCGCCATTGCACCGCTGCATGGCCGGTTGAGTCGTTACGCCAGGGGACTGACGACCTCGCTTCATACATCCCGTTCCCTCTCGCACCGTCGCCCGTTTCGCAATTTTTTCTCCCTGACGCGCGCAGTCTTTGTCATTAGCATTTGCGCAACATCAATCAGTGCCGACTTAATTTCTGCTTGTCTCGCTATTTTCTCTTCGCCATAATTGTCTCACCTATTAATCGTTGTTTCATATATAAGACAAAAAATGCGCGGCCGCAATGTCGCAACCGCCGTCGTAGACGTGGAGCGGTACCGGCATGGGGCGTTCAACAGCGCCGGCGCATCGGATGCAAAACAGGAGTCGAAGGTGAAGAGACGCAGTATCGGTGCCGCCTGTCTTTTGGCGTGCGCCTGCACGGCACATGCCGCCGGCAATTCGTTGCAAATCTACGGGACGATCGACGACGGCCTCACGTACGTGAGCAACTCAGGCGGTGGTCGCATGTTCAAGATGGACGCCGGCATCGGGCAACCCGACCGCTTCGGCCTGAAGGGACGTGAGGATATCGGGGGCGGGCTCGCCGCCGTGTTCCAGCTGGAACAGGGCTTCAACACGAGCAACGGGGCGCTTATCAACAGTGGTGTGGAGTGGAACCGTCAGGCGTGGGTCGGCCTGGCGAGCGACCGCTTCGGCATGGTGGCGATCGGCCATCAGACGGACTTCATGCAGGACGTGTCGATCCGCTATTCGAACGGCTTCTGGCAGCACAACCTGTACGCCTATCACCCGGGCAACCTGGACAACCTGGCGAACTCGTCGCAGATCGACAATGCGGTGAAGTGGAACAGCGCGAGTTTCCACGGACTGACCGGCGGTCTGATGTACGGCTTCGCGGGCGGCAACGCCCTGGGACGTACGGTCGGCGGCTACGTGAAATACGACAATGGTCCGCTTTCGGTCGCGGCGACCTATGTCAGCATCAATAAACGCATGTTCGATTTCTCGTCGCGTCTGGGCATTTCGTCGATCTTCGGACAGTCGGGGCTGTCGGCCACGAACGTCTTCAAATCGGACGCCGTGAACAACACTGGCATTGGCGCGTCGTATCGCATCTCGTCGCGCTGGAACGTGCACGCGCTCTATACGCGCAGCGAAGTGCGTGCGCCGGGCGGCTCGGGCAACATGTTCAACTACGACGTCGGCACGGAGTACCGCGTGACGGAAGCCAACGCGCTCACACTCGGCTATTCGTACTCGTCATTCAATCACACGCACTACAACCAGATCGAAGCGGGCGACCTTTATTCGTTCTCGAAGCGCACGCAGTTGCAGGCGCAGGTGACGTATATCGCCGCCAGCGGCAACAATCGCGCCGCGTCGTATCCGATCGGCGCATCGAGCAAT
The Pandoraea pulmonicola DNA segment above includes these coding regions:
- a CDS encoding IclR family transcriptional regulator gives rise to the protein MSNDSDNKYSVPGLERGLRILMTFSAREPVLAGADLARRLDIPRSTVFRLLQTLEAEGFIEKAGDDRHYRLGVAVLRLGFEYLNSLELTDLGTPVIEKLRDATGFSSHILILDQRDAVFVAKAASRELVFGTVRVGTRLPAHATAVGHILLGDYSLASLKQLYPERKLEAFTAHTPTTVDALYKVVQEDIARGYSMSQSFFEQNISTIAAPVRNHRGQIAAVVSVTIPQARVEADLLKSGIVEKVVSAADELSHKLNYRAERPGNVPAMLK
- a CDS encoding porin, whose product is MKRRSIGAACLLACACTAHAAGNSLQIYGTIDDGLTYVSNSGGGRMFKMDAGIGQPDRFGLKGREDIGGGLAAVFQLEQGFNTSNGALINSGVEWNRQAWVGLASDRFGMVAIGHQTDFMQDVSIRYSNGFWQHNLYAYHPGNLDNLANSSQIDNAVKWNSASFHGLTGGLMYGFAGGNALGRTVGGYVKYDNGPLSVAATYVSINKRMFDFSSRLGISSIFGQSGLSATNVFKSDAVNNTGIGASYRISSRWNVHALYTRSEVRAPGGSGNMFNYDVGTEYRVTEANALTLGYSYSSFNHTHYNQIEAGDLYSFSKRTQLQAQVTYIAASGNNRAASYPIGASSNHDQMLLRVGMYHSF